In Sphingomonas sp. G-3-2-10, a single window of DNA contains:
- a CDS encoding M13 family metallopeptidase: MRFALLATTMLAGSALLASCATKEAPVPVTPAAVVEAPAPAPEPAKPAPQLGAFGFDEAGMDKGVSPGDSFYNYANGTWAKNTPIPSDRSNYGMFTVLADLSQKRTQGILEEVKANPNSKIGVAYSTYLDTGTIESKGLAPIQPWLNQVKGLKSKAGYAALLAQADRNGVSIPFGSYVGQDDKNPEVYALNLSQSGLGMPDRDYYLSADAKQVANRAAYEKHLTNVLTLAGEPNAAARAKAILAYETEIARVHWTRVDSRDATKTYNKMTLAELTKKAPGFDFGGYFTGIGAKVDYVLVSQPSAVTGIAKLIRSTPIAVLKDQLLVRSLDRFSAVLPDAFDKENFSFYGTTLSGTPEQQARWKRATDWTAGALEDEVSKIYVAKYYPPETKAVMDEMIKNIIAAMGRRIDALEWMSPETKVKAHAKLAAFTPKIGYPDRWRDYSDLNIVSGDALGNVIRANNWAHEENVNHLGKPLQRWEWGMTPMEVNAYANFGMVEIVFPAAILQPPFFDPNADPAVNYGGIGAVIGHELSHHFDDQGAKYDASGTLTDWWTPADVAAFKARTDALVAQYDLYEPLPGMHVKGALTLGENVGDLAGLTVAYDAYRHSLGGKAAPVIGGYSGDQRFYLGWAQVWRRNFREPAMRQRILTDPHSPSEYRAAVVRNLDPWYAAFAPEAGQKLFLQPDQRVRIW; encoded by the coding sequence ATGCGCTTTGCCCTCCTTGCCACCACGATGCTCGCCGGATCGGCGTTGCTCGCTTCCTGCGCCACCAAAGAAGCTCCGGTCCCCGTGACGCCGGCTGCGGTCGTCGAAGCCCCGGCGCCTGCGCCCGAACCCGCGAAGCCCGCGCCGCAACTCGGCGCCTTCGGCTTCGACGAGGCGGGCATGGACAAGGGCGTCAGCCCGGGCGACAGCTTCTACAATTACGCCAATGGCACCTGGGCGAAGAATACGCCGATCCCGTCGGACCGGTCGAACTACGGCATGTTCACTGTCCTCGCCGACCTGTCGCAGAAGCGTACCCAGGGCATTCTCGAGGAAGTGAAGGCCAATCCCAATTCGAAGATCGGCGTCGCTTACTCGACCTATCTCGACACCGGCACGATTGAGAGCAAGGGCCTCGCGCCGATCCAGCCCTGGCTCAATCAGGTCAAGGGCCTGAAGTCCAAGGCCGGCTATGCCGCGCTGCTCGCTCAGGCGGACCGCAACGGCGTGAGCATCCCCTTTGGCAGCTATGTCGGCCAGGACGACAAGAACCCCGAAGTCTATGCGCTGAACCTGTCGCAGAGCGGTCTCGGCATGCCGGACCGCGATTATTATCTCTCGGCCGACGCCAAGCAGGTCGCGAATCGCGCCGCCTATGAGAAGCATCTGACCAACGTGCTGACGCTGGCCGGCGAGCCCAATGCCGCCGCCCGCGCCAAGGCGATCCTCGCCTATGAGACCGAGATCGCCCGCGTCCACTGGACCCGTGTCGACAGCCGCGATGCGACCAAGACCTACAACAAGATGACGCTCGCGGAACTGACGAAGAAGGCGCCGGGCTTCGACTTCGGCGGCTATTTCACCGGCATCGGCGCGAAGGTCGATTATGTGCTGGTGTCCCAGCCCAGCGCGGTCACCGGCATCGCCAAGCTGATCCGCTCGACTCCGATCGCGGTGCTCAAGGATCAGCTGCTGGTCCGCAGCCTCGATCGCTTCTCGGCGGTGCTGCCGGATGCCTTCGACAAGGAGAATTTCTCCTTCTACGGCACCACCCTGTCGGGCACGCCCGAGCAGCAGGCCCGCTGGAAGCGCGCGACCGACTGGACCGCGGGCGCGCTAGAGGATGAAGTCTCGAAGATCTATGTCGCCAAATATTATCCGCCCGAGACCAAGGCGGTGATGGACGAGATGATCAAGAACATCATCGCCGCGATGGGCCGCCGCATCGATGCGCTCGAATGGATGTCGCCCGAAACCAAGGTGAAGGCCCATGCCAAGCTGGCCGCCTTCACGCCCAAGATCGGCTATCCCGATCGCTGGCGCGACTATTCGGATCTCAACATCGTTTCCGGCGACGCGCTGGGCAATGTGATCCGCGCCAACAACTGGGCGCACGAAGAGAATGTGAACCATCTCGGCAAGCCGCTGCAGCGCTGGGAATGGGGCATGACCCCGATGGAAGTGAACGCCTATGCCAATTTCGGCATGGTCGAGATCGTCTTCCCCGCCGCGATCCTCCAGCCGCCCTTCTTCGATCCCAACGCCGATCCGGCGGTGAACTATGGCGGCATCGGCGCGGTGATCGGCCATGAGCTGAGCCATCACTTCGACGATCAGGGCGCGAAGTACGACGCGTCTGGCACGCTCACCGACTGGTGGACTCCGGCCGACGTCGCCGCGTTCAAGGCGCGTACCGATGCGCTGGTGGCGCAGTACGATCTGTACGAGCCGCTGCCGGGGATGCACGTGAAGGGCGCGCTTACGCTCGGCGAGAATGTCGGGGATCTCGCCGGCCTGACGGTCGCCTATGACGCCTATCGTCACTCGCTGGGCGGCAAGGCCGCGCCGGTGATCGGTGGCTATTCGGGCGATCAGCGCTTCTATCTCGGCTGGGCGCAGGTGTGGCGCCGCAACTTCCGCGAACCGGCGATGCGCCAGCGCATCCTGACCGATCCGCACAGCCCGTCCGAATATCGCGCCGCGGTCGTCCGCAACCTCGATCCCTGGTACGCGGCGTTCGCGCCGGAAGCCGGGCAGAAGCTGTTCCTCCAGCCCGACCAGCGCGTCCGGATCTGGTAA
- a CDS encoding NYN domain-containing protein: MAAAPPVTGNIALLIDADNASPASLDPVLTVLAELGTVNIRRIYGNWKKPALKTWADKTLTHGIEPYQQFDLTKGKNATDMKMTIDAMDLLFGGRVTGFGIMSSDSDFTPLAMRIRQEGIPVYGFGTMKTPEGFREACTRFIDVAALTRAHEAEQSAPPVKAENGVDAGMLALLIDAYNAAKRDERGFAALSEIGSLAGNRSSFDVRNYGFKRLSDLMNKVPNFQSELRDGRMFVKRIN, encoded by the coding sequence ATGGCGGCAGCCCCACCGGTAACGGGCAACATCGCGCTGCTGATCGACGCGGACAATGCGTCGCCCGCATCGCTCGATCCGGTGCTGACCGTCCTTGCCGAGCTGGGCACCGTCAACATCCGCCGAATCTATGGCAACTGGAAAAAGCCCGCGCTCAAGACCTGGGCCGACAAGACGCTGACCCACGGCATCGAACCCTATCAGCAGTTCGACCTGACCAAGGGCAAGAACGCCACCGACATGAAGATGACGATCGACGCGATGGACCTGCTGTTCGGCGGGCGCGTCACCGGCTTCGGCATCATGTCCTCCGATTCCGACTTTACGCCGCTGGCGATGCGCATCCGCCAGGAAGGCATCCCGGTCTATGGCTTCGGTACGATGAAGACGCCGGAGGGCTTTCGCGAAGCCTGTACCCGGTTCATCGATGTCGCCGCGCTCACCAGGGCGCACGAGGCGGAACAGTCCGCACCGCCGGTCAAGGCCGAGAATGGCGTCGACGCCGGGATGCTGGCGCTGCTGATCGACGCCTACAACGCCGCGAAGCGCGACGAGCGCGGCTTTGCCGCCCTGTCCGAGATCGGATCGCTCGCGGGCAACCGGTCGAGCTTCGACGTGCGCAATTATGGCTTCAAGCGTCTGTCGGACCTGATGAACAAGGTGCCGAATTTCCAGTCCGAGCTGCGCGACGGGCGGATGTTCGTGAAGCGGATCAATTGA
- the dapA gene encoding 4-hydroxy-tetrahydrodipicolinate synthase, whose translation MFSGSIPALVTPFRNGSFDEAAYRDLVEWQISEGSTGLVPCGTTGESATMPKDEHFEVVRVCVDQTKGRVPVIAGAGSNDTAVAIANVKAAAAAGADAVLMVPPYYNRPSQEGIFRHFEAVVAECALPIMLYNVPGRTVTDIQPATMGRLVKAFPGKFPAVKDATGNLTRVSEQRAACGADFIQLSGNDETALAFNAMGGVGCISVTANVAPRLCAEFQAALAAGDYTKALDYQDRLFPLHVAMFTDASPGPVKYALGKVRPGFPTELRLPMTPAGEASQAAVDAALAFAGLI comes from the coding sequence ATGTTTTCGGGCTCCATTCCCGCGCTCGTCACGCCGTTCCGTAACGGCAGTTTCGACGAAGCAGCCTATCGCGATCTGGTTGAATGGCAGATTAGCGAAGGCTCCACCGGGCTGGTGCCCTGCGGCACCACGGGCGAGTCCGCGACGATGCCGAAGGACGAGCATTTCGAGGTCGTCCGCGTCTGCGTCGACCAGACGAAGGGCAGGGTGCCCGTCATCGCCGGGGCGGGTTCGAACGATACCGCCGTCGCGATCGCCAATGTGAAGGCTGCAGCGGCGGCCGGCGCCGATGCCGTGCTGATGGTCCCGCCTTATTACAACCGCCCGAGCCAGGAAGGCATCTTCCGCCATTTCGAGGCAGTCGTGGCGGAATGCGCGCTGCCGATCATGCTCTACAATGTGCCCGGCCGCACCGTGACCGACATCCAGCCCGCGACGATGGGCCGGCTGGTCAAGGCGTTCCCGGGCAAGTTTCCCGCAGTGAAGGACGCCACCGGCAATCTGACCCGCGTCAGCGAACAGCGCGCGGCCTGCGGCGCGGACTTCATCCAGCTATCGGGCAATGATGAGACCGCGCTGGCGTTCAACGCGATGGGCGGGGTGGGGTGCATCTCGGTCACCGCGAACGTCGCGCCGCGCCTGTGCGCCGAATTCCAGGCGGCGCTGGCCGCCGGCGATTACACGAAGGCGCTGGACTATCAGGATCGCCTGTTCCCGCTCCACGTCGCGATGTTCACCGATGCCTCGCCGGGGCCGGTCAAGTACGCGCTGGGCAAGGTCCGCCCGGGCTTCCCGACCGAACTCCGCCTGCCGATGACGCCCGCCGGCGAAGCGAGCCAGGCAGCGGTGGATGCGGCGTTGGCGTTTGCGGGGCTGATCTGA
- the greB gene encoding transcription elongation factor GreB: MDRPNYITPAGYSALKAEYDSLFAGERPKLVETISWAAGNGDRSENGDYIYGRKRLREIDRRLGWLAKRMKAAKVVDPAKQEDRNRVFFGATVTIADEDDNHRTLTLVGDDEADAGAGRVGWNSPLARALRGAAVGDLRRVMLPAGEREYEVMAVSYP, translated from the coding sequence ATGGACCGCCCCAATTACATTACCCCTGCCGGCTATTCCGCGCTCAAGGCCGAATACGACTCCCTCTTCGCGGGCGAGCGGCCCAAGCTGGTCGAGACGATCAGCTGGGCGGCGGGCAATGGCGATCGTTCGGAGAATGGCGACTATATCTATGGCCGCAAACGCCTGCGCGAGATCGACCGGCGGCTGGGCTGGCTGGCGAAGCGGATGAAGGCGGCGAAGGTGGTCGATCCGGCGAAGCAGGAGGATCGCAACCGCGTGTTCTTCGGCGCGACGGTGACGATCGCCGACGAGGACGACAATCACCGCACGCTGACGCTGGTGGGCGACGACGAAGCCGATGCCGGCGCGGGCCGGGTCGGCTGGAACTCGCCGCTGGCGCGGGCCCTGCGCGGTGCGGCGGTGGGCGACCTGCGCCGGGTGATGCTGCCCGCGGGCGAGCGCGAATATGAAGTGATGGCGGTCAGCTACCCCTAA
- a CDS encoding lytic transglycosylase domain-containing protein, protein MLAPVTKSALLLVGVAGLAASSQMAQGQMEWYRTAIESGVPKTAPPYIQDSRLAPVLDEWRRLQQSDNWPFADYANFLIAHPGWPGETSRRAAAETVLANGSDAPGLITRFFERFPPLTAAGKLRYAEALLASGRRGEAEEQARQAWRKGSMRPVDETALLATFPGALTADDHDVRADLLIWNGSTTAASRLLGLVPQRKRALYDARIAYRTNAPDAADKGAAVDAAGRSDAGYIADRATWLRASNQGMAARAYLGQPRRLSARPGNVEKWYEVLLTAARGAQADGQYDLAYRIASQVDDAYPAGTDVSDRPLGERDDYTSLTWLAGTVAFYNLNRPSDAIGMFDRYGHGSKTPQTNSKGLYWAGRAAEAAGQDAAASVFYDKAAGFPDLFYGQLALERTGRPLKAPPSFVGRVSDAAVRDAFYKRETVRAAQLLGTLNRYDEQGLFIRQIASDATSDTDHLLAAELSRAIGRPDLGVMVGRSALQNGLSDYTAAGYPSVRVPEAQQDYWTIIHAIARQESQFDRAAVSHAGARGLMQLMPGTARETAGKIGLGYNRDALTVDTDYNIQLGSTYFKRMHAQYGSYPLAVAAYNAGPGNVNKWIRANGDPRLPGGDIVRWVEQIPIFETKNYVQRVLENAVVYDLLNPQRARSQGPSNLSWYLGKNRPG, encoded by the coding sequence ATGCTTGCTCCCGTGACCAAGAGCGCGCTGTTGCTCGTCGGCGTTGCCGGCCTCGCCGCCTCCTCGCAGATGGCGCAGGGCCAGATGGAATGGTATCGCACCGCGATCGAAAGCGGCGTGCCGAAAACCGCGCCACCCTATATCCAGGACAGCCGGCTGGCTCCCGTTCTCGACGAATGGCGGCGGCTGCAGCAATCCGACAATTGGCCGTTCGCGGACTATGCCAATTTCCTGATCGCGCATCCCGGCTGGCCCGGCGAAACGAGCCGCCGCGCCGCCGCCGAGACGGTGCTGGCGAACGGCAGCGACGCGCCGGGGCTGATCACGCGCTTCTTCGAACGCTTCCCGCCGCTGACCGCCGCGGGCAAGCTGCGCTATGCCGAAGCGCTGCTGGCGTCGGGCCGGCGCGGCGAAGCCGAGGAGCAGGCGCGGCAAGCCTGGCGCAAGGGATCGATGCGTCCGGTGGACGAAACCGCGCTGCTGGCGACCTTCCCCGGCGCGCTGACCGCCGACGATCATGACGTTCGCGCGGACCTGCTGATCTGGAACGGATCGACCACTGCCGCGTCGCGGCTGCTGGGACTGGTCCCGCAGCGCAAGCGCGCGCTGTACGACGCGCGGATCGCCTATCGCACCAATGCGCCCGACGCGGCCGACAAGGGCGCCGCGGTCGATGCCGCCGGGCGGAGCGACGCCGGGTACATCGCCGATCGCGCGACCTGGCTGCGCGCCAGCAATCAGGGCATGGCTGCCCGCGCCTATCTCGGCCAGCCCCGGCGGCTTTCGGCGCGGCCGGGCAATGTCGAGAAATGGTACGAGGTGCTGCTGACTGCCGCGCGCGGGGCGCAGGCCGACGGCCAGTATGATCTCGCCTATCGCATCGCGAGCCAGGTGGACGACGCCTATCCGGCGGGCACCGACGTGAGCGACCGGCCGCTTGGCGAACGCGACGATTATACCAGCCTCACCTGGCTGGCCGGCACGGTCGCCTTCTACAATCTGAACCGGCCTTCCGACGCGATCGGCATGTTCGATCGCTACGGGCACGGATCGAAGACGCCGCAGACCAACTCGAAGGGGCTCTATTGGGCCGGGCGCGCCGCCGAAGCCGCCGGGCAGGATGCCGCCGCGTCGGTCTTCTACGACAAGGCTGCCGGCTTCCCCGACCTGTTCTACGGCCAGCTCGCGCTCGAGCGGACCGGCCGCCCGCTCAAGGCGCCGCCGAGTTTCGTGGGGCGCGTCAGCGACGCAGCGGTGCGCGACGCCTTCTACAAGCGCGAGACAGTGCGCGCGGCGCAGCTGCTCGGCACGCTCAACCGCTATGACGAGCAGGGCCTGTTCATCCGCCAGATCGCAAGCGACGCGACCAGCGATACCGACCATCTGCTCGCCGCCGAACTGAGCCGCGCGATCGGCCGGCCGGATCTGGGCGTGATGGTGGGCCGCAGCGCGCTGCAGAACGGCCTGTCGGACTATACCGCCGCAGGCTACCCCTCGGTCCGCGTGCCCGAGGCGCAGCAGGATTACTGGACGATCATCCACGCCATCGCCCGGCAGGAAAGCCAGTTCGATCGCGCCGCGGTGAGCCATGCCGGCGCGCGCGGGCTGATGCAGCTGATGCCGGGAACCGCGCGCGAGACCGCAGGCAAGATCGGCCTGGGGTATAATCGCGACGCGCTGACGGTGGATACCGACTACAACATCCAGCTGGGATCGACCTATTTCAAGCGGATGCACGCCCAATATGGCAGCTATCCGCTGGCGGTGGCGGCCTATAACGCCGGGCCCGGGAACGTGAACAAGTGGATCCGCGCCAATGGCGATCCGCGCCTGCCGGGCGGCGACATCGTCCGCTGGGTCGAGCAGATCCCGATCTTCGAGACCAAGAATTACGTCCAGCGCGTGCTGGAAAACGCCGTGGTCTATGACCTGCTCAACCCGCAGCGCGCGCGCAGCCAGGGCCCCTCGAACCTGAGCTGGTATCTGGGCAAGAACCGGCCGGGTTGA
- the smpB gene encoding SsrA-binding protein SmpB: MSRPLPPKFEKVKTVAENRRARYDYFIETVYEAGIALTGTEVKSLRFGEGSIAESYAEVGENGVWLINANIPEFSHGNRYNHEAKRPRKLLLHEREINKLHGAVAREGMTLVPLSIYFNGRGRAKVELALAKGKKTHDKRESIKERDWKRDQQRIMRDRG, from the coding sequence ATGTCCCGTCCGCTTCCCCCCAAATTCGAGAAAGTGAAGACCGTCGCCGAGAACCGGCGCGCGCGGTACGATTATTTCATCGAGACCGTTTACGAGGCGGGCATCGCCCTGACGGGCACCGAAGTGAAATCGCTCCGTTTCGGCGAGGGATCGATCGCAGAAAGCTATGCCGAGGTGGGCGAAAACGGCGTCTGGCTGATCAACGCCAACATCCCGGAATTTTCGCACGGCAACCGATATAATCACGAAGCCAAGCGCCCCCGTAAATTGCTCCTTCATGAGCGCGAGATAAACAAGCTCCACGGCGCGGTGGCGCGGGAGGGGATGACGCTCGTTCCGCTGTCCATCTATTTCAACGGACGGGGACGCGCGAAGGTCGAACTCGCGCTCGCCAAGGGCAAGAAGACGCATGACAAGCGCGAGTCGATCAAGGAACGGGACTGGAAGCGCGATCAGCAGCGGATCATGCGCGATCGTGGTTGA
- the putP gene encoding sodium/proline symporter PutP, with amino-acid sequence METGVIISLGVYFTLMLGIGIYAWRKSTSDIDGYMLGGRSLGPAVTALAAGASDMSGWLMMGLPGALYATGFSAGWIAVGLVVGALLNWIIVAPRLRTRTVEVGDALTIPDYLGKRWANGDGLRLVSSTVIILFFAIYTASGMVAGGKLFESAFGQGYATGLFITAAVVVVYTMFGGFLAVSLTDFVQGCIMFVAMVLVPVIAISEVGGLGAATDAIRSADPARLDWFAGTSVLGIISAAAWGLGYFGQPHIIVRFMAIRDVKEMPIARNICMVWMTVALIGAIGVGMSGFAYSTIKGVPIDDGEKVFIILSHLLFHPLITGFLYAAILAAIMSTIAAQLLVTSSSLTEDYYRRFVRRDASQRELVTVGRLSVLAVALVALALAWDPGSSVLGLVSNAWAGFGAAFGPVIILSLTWERMTRNGAMAGMVVGAGVVIAWIQLGWSASLYEIVPGFIAAWIAIVAMSLLERK; translated from the coding sequence ATGGAAACCGGAGTGATCATCAGCCTTGGCGTGTATTTCACGCTGATGCTGGGCATCGGCATCTATGCGTGGCGCAAATCGACCAGCGATATCGACGGCTATATGCTCGGCGGGAGATCGCTCGGGCCGGCGGTGACTGCGCTCGCAGCGGGCGCATCGGACATGTCGGGCTGGCTGATGATGGGCCTGCCCGGCGCGCTCTACGCCACCGGCTTCTCGGCCGGATGGATCGCGGTCGGCCTGGTCGTCGGCGCGCTGCTCAACTGGATCATCGTTGCCCCGCGGCTGCGCACTCGAACCGTCGAGGTGGGCGACGCCCTCACCATCCCCGATTATCTAGGCAAGCGCTGGGCCAATGGCGACGGCCTGCGCCTGGTCTCGTCCACGGTGATCATCCTGTTCTTCGCCATCTACACCGCCAGCGGCATGGTGGCGGGCGGCAAGCTGTTCGAGAGCGCGTTCGGACAGGGCTATGCGACCGGCCTGTTCATTACCGCCGCGGTCGTGGTGGTCTATACGATGTTCGGCGGCTTCCTGGCGGTGAGCCTCACCGATTTCGTGCAGGGCTGCATCATGTTCGTCGCGATGGTGCTGGTGCCGGTGATCGCGATCAGCGAAGTCGGCGGCCTGGGCGCCGCGACCGACGCGATCCGATCGGCCGATCCCGCGCGGCTCGACTGGTTCGCGGGAACCAGCGTGCTGGGGATCATCTCGGCCGCCGCATGGGGGCTCGGCTATTTCGGCCAGCCGCACATCATCGTCCGCTTCATGGCGATCCGCGACGTGAAGGAAATGCCGATCGCGCGGAACATCTGCATGGTGTGGATGACCGTGGCGCTGATCGGCGCGATCGGCGTGGGGATGAGCGGCTTCGCCTATTCGACGATCAAGGGCGTCCCGATCGACGATGGCGAGAAGGTGTTCATCATCCTCTCGCACCTGTTGTTCCATCCGCTGATCACCGGCTTCCTCTATGCCGCGATCCTCGCGGCGATCATGTCGACCATCGCGGCACAGCTGCTCGTCACCTCTTCGTCGCTGACCGAGGATTATTACCGCCGCTTCGTGCGGCGCGACGCGAGCCAGCGCGAGTTGGTGACCGTCGGGCGGCTTTCGGTGCTGGCAGTGGCTTTGGTCGCGCTGGCGCTGGCATGGGATCCGGGATCGTCGGTGCTCGGGCTGGTGTCGAACGCATGGGCCGGGTTCGGCGCAGCGTTCGGGCCGGTGATCATCCTGAGCCTGACCTGGGAGCGCATGACCCGCAACGGCGCGATGGCCGGAATGGTCGTCGGCGCGGGCGTGGTGATCGCATGGATCCAGCTTGGCTGGAGCGCAAGCCTGTACGAGATCGTGCCCGGCTTTATCGCAGCGTGGATCGCGATCGTCGCCATGAGTTTGCTGGAGCGTAAGTGA
- a CDS encoding DUF2062 domain-containing protein: MQRWVDKNVPTREAIESNRWLRPVASRLLHSSLWRFTRRSVPRGVALGMVTGIMVPMGQIPASAVLALPLRANIPAAAATTFFTNPLTTPPLWIFAYWLGSKMLGERANPAALQTAKEQGWFDWLFHDAGPALLLGLSTVTVILTVIGYFATRLGWRWWIARKWKKRQILRKENARNPSLL, translated from the coding sequence ATGCAGCGCTGGGTCGACAAGAATGTGCCGACCCGCGAAGCGATCGAGAGCAATCGCTGGTTGCGCCCCGTGGCCAGCCGCTTGCTCCATTCGTCGTTGTGGCGCTTCACCCGCCGTTCGGTCCCCCGCGGCGTTGCGCTGGGCATGGTGACGGGCATCATGGTGCCGATGGGCCAGATTCCCGCTTCGGCCGTACTCGCGCTGCCGCTGCGCGCGAACATTCCGGCCGCCGCCGCCACAACCTTCTTCACCAATCCGCTCACCACGCCGCCGCTGTGGATTTTCGCCTATTGGCTGGGCAGCAAGATGCTGGGCGAGCGCGCCAATCCCGCAGCGCTTCAGACGGCGAAGGAACAGGGCTGGTTCGACTGGCTGTTCCACGATGCGGGGCCCGCGCTGCTGCTGGGCCTTTCGACGGTCACGGTGATCCTCACGGTCATCGGCTATTTCGCCACCCGCCTGGGGTGGCGCTGGTGGATCGCACGAAAATGGAAGAAACGGCAGATTTTGCGCAAGGAAAATGCGCGAAATCCCTCGCTTTTGTAA
- a CDS encoding DoxX family protein, whose product MPIPATWSGWLLSVLRIVSGLAFMQHGTSKLLGFPPFPMPLNPLLTGAGVIELVGGALIVIGLFTRPVAFIASGMSAVGYFIAHAPKDFMPINNGGETILLYCFIFLYLAAAGGGTLSVDAKLGKA is encoded by the coding sequence ATGCCTATTCCCGCAACCTGGTCCGGCTGGCTGCTCAGCGTGCTCCGCATCGTCTCGGGGCTCGCCTTCATGCAGCATGGCACGTCGAAACTGCTCGGCTTTCCGCCCTTTCCCATGCCGCTCAACCCGCTGCTGACGGGTGCGGGCGTGATCGAGCTGGTGGGCGGCGCGCTGATCGTGATCGGCCTGTTCACGCGTCCGGTGGCGTTCATCGCTTCGGGCATGTCGGCCGTGGGCTATTTCATCGCCCATGCGCCCAAGGATTTCATGCCGATCAACAATGGCGGCGAGACCATCCTGCTCTACTGCTTCATCTTCCTCTACCTCGCGGCCGCCGGCGGCGGGACGCTGAGCGTGGATGCGAAACTCGGCAAAGCCTGA
- a CDS encoding acylphosphatase produces the protein MATQRIIVSGRVQAVSYRDWTVRTAKKFGLTGWVRNLSDGRVEILAEGEEEAIGRLIEACHQGPPLARVDHVSATADTDKAGKGFTKRFTANV, from the coding sequence ATGGCGACACAGCGTATTATCGTGTCGGGGCGTGTGCAGGCAGTCAGTTATCGCGACTGGACCGTTCGCACCGCCAAGAAGTTCGGCCTGACCGGCTGGGTGCGAAACCTGAGCGACGGCCGGGTCGAGATTCTCGCCGAAGGGGAGGAAGAAGCGATCGGGCGACTGATCGAGGCCTGCCATCAGGGCCCGCCGCTGGCGAGGGTCGATCATGTCTCGGCGACGGCGGATACCGACAAGGCCGGAAAGGGCTTCACGAAACGGTTTACCGCGAACGTCTGA